A genomic stretch from Flavobacterium humidisoli includes:
- a CDS encoding glycosyltransferase family 4 protein — MMKNKIIVNGRFLTQKSTGVQRVATEISKYFQEHYKEEVVFLCPKKKLLNPNAESLNCVKFGYFSGYFWEQIELPLFLFRNKVSLLINFCNTAPILFKKNLIVIHDMAVKENKSWFNWKFVLVYNILFFFNLKNALKIITVSNFSKKEILKFYPDIQQSAIEVVYLGSFLNFNEEEYKKGDYFIAVNSLNSRKNIKVILEAFEHLDPNKYKLRIIGNTFDNIFNNDSLKFNSNITFLNEISDAELMKEISEAKAFINASFYEGFGLTAIEAMSVYTPCILSDIPVYRELYNDTALFFKTDNAMELAQKIENLTYSDNYKDICKRSFEASQKFSWKAASNTYISIVENLKNKRQIEKSPN; from the coding sequence ATGATGAAAAATAAAATAATAGTCAATGGTCGTTTTTTAACTCAAAAAAGTACTGGTGTTCAGAGAGTAGCGACGGAAATAAGTAAATATTTTCAAGAACATTATAAGGAAGAAGTCGTTTTCTTATGTCCCAAAAAAAAACTTTTAAACCCAAATGCAGAATCTCTTAATTGTGTAAAATTTGGCTATTTTTCAGGATACTTTTGGGAGCAAATTGAACTACCTCTTTTTTTATTTAGAAATAAAGTTTCTTTATTAATCAATTTTTGCAATACAGCCCCCATTCTTTTCAAGAAAAATTTAATTGTCATCCATGATATGGCAGTAAAGGAAAATAAAAGCTGGTTTAATTGGAAATTTGTTTTAGTTTACAATATTTTGTTTTTCTTTAATTTGAAGAATGCTTTAAAAATTATAACAGTTAGTAATTTTTCTAAAAAGGAAATTTTAAAGTTTTACCCAGATATTCAGCAGTCAGCAATAGAGGTTGTTTATTTGGGTAGTTTTTTAAATTTTAATGAAGAAGAATATAAAAAAGGAGATTACTTTATTGCAGTAAATTCTTTAAATTCGAGGAAAAATATTAAAGTAATATTGGAAGCCTTTGAACATTTAGATCCAAATAAATACAAACTCAGAATTATTGGAAATACATTTGATAATATATTTAATAATGATTCTTTAAAGTTTAATTCTAATATTACGTTCTTAAACGAAATCTCTGATGCTGAATTAATGAAGGAAATATCAGAAGCAAAAGCGTTTATAAATGCTTCTTTTTATGAGGGTTTTGGACTTACGGCAATTGAAGCAATGAGTGTTTATACACCATGTATTTTGTCGGATATTCCAGTATACAGAGAATTATATAATGATACTGCATTGTTTTTTAAAACAGATAATGCAATGGAATTAGCACAAAAAATAGAAAATTTAACATATTCGGATAACTATAAAGATATATGTAAACGCTCATTTGAGGCCTCTCAAAAGTTTAGTTGGAAAGCCGCATCTAATACTTATATTTCTATAGTTGAAAATCTTAAAAATAAAAGACAAATTGAAAAAAGCCCTAATTAG
- a CDS encoding glycosyltransferase, whose amino-acid sequence MKKALISDWYYVNGGAEKVIHSINSIWNDFDHFALIDFLNEEDRKFILNGKKAKTSFIQKLPTVKKNHRKFLQLFPIAIEQFDLTDYDLIISSSSAVAKGIKVNKNQLHICYCHSPMRYAWDLREQYLKDAGLTKGLKGFYAKSVLDKIQKWDLSNSENVDYFIANSKHIAQRIKKTYNQDSVVIYPPVDVDFFGLEETKEDYYLTASRMVAYKKTQLIVEAFNGLPHLKLIVAGEGPELEKLQRIAKNNIQFVGYVENKKLRSLMQKAKAFIFAAEEDFGIIPVEVQACGTPVIALSKGGTLETVVENQTGIFFDEQTAEKIKEAVIHFGTKNFEPKIIREHAIKFSKQRFENEIKEFVDIKFKEHQQLLNTR is encoded by the coding sequence TTGAAAAAAGCCCTAATTAGCGATTGGTATTATGTAAATGGAGGAGCCGAAAAAGTGATTCATTCTATCAATTCAATTTGGAATGATTTTGATCATTTTGCGCTAATTGATTTTTTGAATGAAGAAGATCGAAAATTTATTTTGAATGGAAAAAAAGCTAAAACCAGTTTTATTCAAAAACTTCCGACTGTTAAAAAAAACCATCGTAAATTTTTACAGCTTTTTCCCATTGCAATAGAACAATTTGATTTAACGGATTACGATTTAATAATCAGTTCTTCTTCGGCTGTTGCAAAAGGAATTAAAGTAAATAAAAACCAATTGCATATTTGTTACTGTCACTCGCCAATGCGCTACGCTTGGGATTTAAGAGAGCAATATTTAAAAGATGCTGGATTAACTAAAGGCTTAAAAGGATTTTATGCGAAATCAGTTTTAGATAAAATCCAAAAATGGGATCTTTCAAACTCAGAAAACGTTGATTACTTTATAGCTAATTCTAAGCATATTGCGCAAAGAATAAAAAAGACCTACAATCAAGATTCTGTGGTAATTTATCCGCCTGTAGATGTTGATTTTTTTGGTTTAGAAGAAACAAAAGAAGACTATTATTTAACAGCTTCACGAATGGTAGCGTATAAAAAAACGCAACTTATTGTAGAAGCCTTTAATGGATTGCCTCATTTAAAACTGATCGTTGCAGGAGAAGGACCAGAATTAGAAAAGCTTCAAAGAATAGCCAAAAACAATATACAATTTGTTGGTTATGTCGAAAACAAGAAGCTCAGAAGTTTAATGCAGAAAGCAAAAGCTTTTATTTTTGCAGCAGAAGAAGATTTTGGAATTATTCCAGTTGAAGTGCAAGCCTGTGGAACCCCTGTTATCGCTTTGTCAAAAGGCGGTACTTTGGAAACTGTTGTTGAAAATCAAACAGGAATTTTCTTTGACGAACAGACCGCAGAGAAAATTAAAGAAGCAGTAATTCATTTTGGAACTAAAAATTTTGAACCTAAAATAATTCGCGAACATGCGATTAAATTTTCAAAACAACGATTTGAAAATGAGATAAAAGAATTTGTTGATATAAAATTTAAAGAGCATCAACAGTTACTGAATACAAGATAA
- a CDS encoding glycosyltransferase family 4 protein — MNDILIISNYYPPEKGAAANRIEQLALKLNQNGYEVSVISPLPNYPKGELFPEYKGRFSVTEKIQNITLKRLWIYPSNSSNIFKRIVSTFSFSSVLFFYLLFAKTPKKVIVQSPPLLLSFVSVLALWIKRKKIILNVSDLWPTAAIELQVLKKNSISHKILLFIERFIYKKATHIFGQSNEIIDHIHSIFPGKKCFLYRNYPDHFVENSISKNENANEPIKLFYAGLLGVAQGIFELIQQLNLEDLNVELHIFGDGAEKAQIVNYMNQNPMQKIIFHGMLDRSVLHEKLMTLDIALVPLKTRIYGSVPSKIFEYSALGFPILYFGGGEGESIVEENNLGWVVPVEDFVGLNAALKQISETGKDKIQSMKKTIFLHAQRNFNLDEQMKKLIESDAF, encoded by the coding sequence ATGAATGACATTTTAATTATATCCAATTATTATCCGCCAGAAAAAGGTGCGGCCGCCAATCGAATTGAGCAATTGGCACTAAAATTAAACCAAAACGGGTATGAAGTTTCTGTGATTTCCCCACTCCCAAATTATCCAAAAGGCGAACTTTTCCCAGAATATAAAGGCAGATTTTCGGTTACAGAAAAAATTCAGAATATTACTTTAAAACGTCTTTGGATTTATCCCAGTAACAGTTCTAACATTTTTAAAAGAATTGTTTCGACATTTTCGTTTTCAAGTGTTTTATTTTTTTATTTATTATTTGCTAAAACACCAAAAAAAGTAATTGTACAATCGCCACCATTGCTATTGTCTTTTGTTTCTGTTTTAGCGCTTTGGATCAAAAGAAAAAAAATAATTTTGAATGTTTCAGATCTTTGGCCGACTGCCGCTATTGAACTTCAAGTTTTGAAGAAAAACAGTATTTCGCATAAAATACTTCTTTTTATAGAACGTTTTATCTACAAAAAAGCTACGCATATTTTTGGTCAGTCAAATGAAATTATAGATCATATTCATTCGATTTTTCCTGGGAAGAAATGCTTTTTGTACCGTAATTATCCTGATCATTTTGTGGAAAATAGTATTTCTAAAAATGAAAATGCTAACGAACCAATAAAATTGTTCTATGCGGGATTGTTGGGCGTTGCTCAAGGCATTTTTGAGCTTATTCAGCAATTGAATTTAGAAGATCTGAATGTCGAATTGCATATTTTTGGAGATGGTGCTGAGAAAGCCCAAATCGTAAACTATATGAACCAGAATCCGATGCAGAAAATTATCTTTCACGGAATGTTAGATCGCAGTGTTTTGCATGAAAAATTAATGACTTTAGACATTGCTCTTGTCCCGCTTAAAACAAGAATTTACGGTTCTGTTCCTTCAAAAATATTCGAATACAGCGCTTTAGGATTTCCTATTCTTTATTTTGGCGGGGGCGAAGGAGAATCCATTGTTGAAGAAAATAATTTAGGCTGGGTTGTTCCTGTAGAAGATTTTGTAGGTTTAAATGCTGCGTTAAAACAAATTTCAGAAACAGGAAAAGATAAAATTCAAAGCATGAAAAAGACTATTTTTCTTCATGCACAAAGGAATTTTAATCTTGATGAACAAATGAAGAAATTGATTGAAAGTGATGCTTTTTAA
- the wecB gene encoding non-hydrolyzing UDP-N-acetylglucosamine 2-epimerase, which translates to MKITIIAGARPNFIKIAPIINTVKNKQNEGVDISFRLVHTGQHYDKNLSDTFFEELNIPQPDINLEVKSGSQAEQTAAIMIAFEKELIQNPCDLVLVVGDVNSTMACSIVAKKCNTKVAHVEAGIRSGDLTMPEEINRMLTDSITDYFFTTSTSASENLLKLGSDPENVHFVGNVMIDTLYQNINRIASPDFWNEHQLQEKNYIILTLHRPANVDEVSSLIDLLHGIDLLVNDKKIIFPIHPRTQAILSESKIEFKNIIFVSPQGYLNFMYLIKNSFAVITDSGGISEETTVLGIPCFTMRDNTERPETETIGSNTIVGTSLENLKKVFGTFLQNGPRKSGIPELWDGKASERIISILLDKK; encoded by the coding sequence ATGAAAATTACCATAATTGCAGGCGCAAGACCAAATTTTATTAAAATAGCGCCAATTATTAATACAGTAAAAAACAAGCAAAATGAAGGTGTTGATATTTCATTTCGTTTGGTTCATACTGGCCAGCATTATGATAAAAACCTAAGCGATACTTTTTTTGAAGAATTAAACATTCCGCAACCAGATATAAATTTAGAAGTAAAAAGTGGTTCTCAAGCCGAACAGACGGCAGCGATTATGATTGCTTTTGAAAAAGAATTAATTCAAAATCCTTGCGATTTAGTTTTGGTTGTTGGCGATGTAAACTCAACAATGGCATGCTCAATTGTCGCAAAAAAATGTAATACAAAAGTTGCACATGTCGAAGCCGGAATTCGTTCTGGAGACTTAACAATGCCCGAAGAAATTAACAGAATGCTGACGGATAGTATTACTGATTACTTTTTTACAACCTCAACATCAGCTTCAGAAAATTTATTAAAGTTAGGTTCAGATCCAGAAAATGTTCATTTTGTGGGGAATGTGATGATCGATACTTTATATCAAAATATCAACAGAATTGCATCGCCTGATTTTTGGAACGAACATCAATTACAAGAGAAAAACTATATCATCTTAACATTACATCGTCCCGCAAATGTTGACGAAGTTTCATCGCTTATTGATTTACTTCACGGAATTGATTTGTTAGTAAACGACAAAAAAATAATTTTTCCAATTCACCCAAGAACGCAGGCAATTTTAAGCGAAAGCAAAATTGAGTTTAAAAATATCATTTTTGTTTCGCCTCAAGGTTATCTCAATTTCATGTATTTAATCAAAAATAGTTTTGCGGTTATCACAGACAGTGGTGGAATTTCTGAAGAAACAACTGTTCTAGGAATTCCGTGTTTTACGATGCGTGATAACACCGAAAGACCTGAAACAGAAACCATTGGTTCTAATACAATTGTGGGAACTTCTTTAGAAAATTTGAAAAAAGTTTTTGGTACATTTTTACAAAATGGCCCGAGAAAAAGTGGCATTCCAGAATTATGGGACGGAAAAGCTTCTGAAAGAATTATTTCAATTTTATTGGATAAGAAATAA
- a CDS encoding UDP-glucuronic acid decarboxylase family protein has translation MKRILITGAAGFLGSHLCDRFIKEGYFVIGMDNLITGDLKNIEHLFKLENFEFYHHDITKFVHVPGDLDYILHFASPASPIDYLKIPIQTLKVGSLGTHNLLGLARVKKARILIASTSEVYGDPLVHPQTEEYYGNVNTIGPRGVYDEAKRFQESITMAYHTFHGVETRIVRIFNTYGPRMRLNDGRVIPAFIGQALRGEDLTIFGDGMQTRSFCYVDDQVEGIYRLLHSDYVYPVNIGNPDEITIKDFAEEIIKLTGTNQKVVYHPLPINDPLQRQPDTTKAKELLGWEAKVSRSEGMKITYDYFRSLSKEELSKEEHKDFSSYIK, from the coding sequence ATGAAAAGAATACTTATCACCGGAGCGGCAGGATTTTTAGGATCACACTTATGTGACAGATTTATCAAAGAAGGTTATTTTGTAATCGGAATGGATAATCTGATTACGGGAGATCTTAAAAATATTGAACATCTATTCAAACTAGAAAACTTCGAGTTTTATCATCATGATATCACCAAGTTTGTCCATGTTCCAGGTGATTTAGATTATATATTGCATTTTGCTTCGCCGGCAAGTCCGATAGACTATTTAAAAATTCCGATTCAGACTTTGAAAGTAGGATCTTTAGGAACGCATAATCTACTTGGATTGGCAAGAGTAAAAAAGGCTAGAATTTTAATTGCATCGACCTCTGAAGTTTATGGCGATCCATTGGTTCATCCTCAAACCGAAGAATATTATGGAAACGTAAACACCATTGGTCCGCGTGGCGTTTATGACGAAGCCAAACGTTTTCAGGAATCAATCACGATGGCCTATCATACTTTTCACGGAGTAGAAACCAGAATCGTTCGTATTTTTAATACTTACGGACCAAGAATGCGATTGAATGACGGACGTGTAATTCCTGCTTTTATCGGACAAGCACTTCGCGGAGAAGATTTAACAATTTTTGGAGATGGTATGCAGACCCGTTCTTTCTGCTACGTAGATGATCAGGTTGAAGGTATTTACAGATTGTTGCATTCCGATTATGTGTATCCTGTAAATATTGGAAATCCAGATGAAATTACGATTAAAGATTTTGCAGAAGAAATCATAAAACTGACAGGAACAAACCAGAAAGTAGTGTATCATCCTTTGCCGATAAACGATCCATTACAGCGTCAGCCAGACACCACAAAAGCAAAAGAATTGTTAGGATGGGAAGCGAAAGTAAGTCGTTCTGAAGGAATGAAAATTACCTATGATTATTTCAGGTCACTTTCAAAAGAAGAACTTTCAAAAGAAGAACACAAAGATTTTTCGAGTTATATCAAATAA
- a CDS encoding O-antigen ligase family protein, producing MGISILLCFFIFLKERKSIYLFLGVLTIITLVILTNEYTLQRLVLEKGEPRTVIWKCAKNIVDEKDFNYLTGTFSSEEVDKKLIDCYNSREVLSGPYWWIGKNNYNYNTHNQYIWFFVSYGFIGLALFLGIFAIQFWNFVKNKNVYSFFFILIFSFQSLFENLLSRQLGIYLFLWFCCLFVIKPENTINDEK from the coding sequence ATGGGCATTTCGATTTTATTATGCTTTTTTATCTTTCTAAAAGAAAGAAAAAGCATTTATCTTTTTTTAGGTGTTTTAACTATTATAACTCTTGTAATTTTAACTAATGAATATACACTGCAAAGATTAGTGTTAGAAAAAGGCGAGCCAAGAACTGTAATCTGGAAATGTGCAAAAAATATAGTTGATGAAAAGGATTTTAATTATTTAACAGGAACTTTTAGCAGCGAAGAAGTCGATAAAAAACTAATAGATTGTTATAATTCTAGAGAAGTTTTAAGTGGCCCATATTGGTGGATCGGAAAAAACAATTATAATTATAATACGCATAATCAATATATTTGGTTCTTTGTTTCTTATGGTTTTATAGGTCTTGCTTTATTTTTAGGAATATTTGCAATACAATTTTGGAATTTTGTAAAAAATAAAAATGTGTATTCTTTCTTTTTTATTCTAATCTTTTCATTTCAAAGTTTATTTGAAAACCTCTTAAGCAGACAATTGGGAATTTATTTGTTTTTATGGTTTTGCTGCCTCTTTGTAATTAAACCCGAAAATACGATTAATGATGAAAAATAA